In Flammeovirgaceae bacterium, the sequence TCAGAGCATAAGCTACCTTAGGCTGTCAAAGACTTTGTTAATGGTTTCTTTGTCATTAGCCATTACCAGCAACTTATCGTTTGCGTTTAAAACGGTTGAACCGCCCGGCCTTATAAATTTCCCGTTGCGGTTTATCATAACAATAGTGGCTCCCTTGGGAAAGTTCAGTTGTACAATAGATTTTCCGGCTGATTTATTTTCAGCCTGTATGTCCACCTCAAACAACTCCGACTTAAAGTCATCAATCAATTCCATTTCCAACAACGATTTTTTCCGGACTTTTTCCGGAACAGTCAAATGAAGCCATTTAGCAACAAGCGTTAATGTTGTTCCTTGAAGCAGTACCGATGTTACCGTGATAAAAAAAACAATATGAAAAATGGTACCGGCACTCTCAACCCCGGCAAGTAAAGGGTACGTAGCAAATACAATAGGTACGGCTCCCCGTAAACCAACCCACGAAATAAATAATTTATCACGAAAAGGAATTCTAAATGCGGCAAGGCTGATAAATACTCCGATGGGCCGGGCAACAAACATTAAGACGGCTGCTATTAAAATGCCGATACCTAAAATAGGGAGTATCTGACTCGGAAATACAAGAAGCCCCAGCGTAAGAAACATAATGATTTGCATAAGCCATGCTATTCCATCGTAAAACTGAATTAATGTTTTTTTATGGATGAGTTGGGCGTTACCAACCAGCAGGCCGCTGATGTAAATTGCCAGAAAGCCGTTTCCACCAACAAAGTCGGTAATTGAAAACGTGAAAAGTACCAAGGCAGTAACCAACACCGGATAAAGCCCATCAACATCAAGGCTGATCTTATTTACAATCAGTACTATACCTTTTCCAAGCAGGAAGCCTAAACCGGCACCAATTAGCATTTGTTGAAGAAACAGCAACAGCAAGTCCAGTACGGTTTGTTCAGTGTTGCCGTAGAACGACAGTAAACTAATGGTAAGCACGTAGGCCATCGGATCGTTGCTACCGCTTTCCAGTTCAAGCATGGGGCGTAGGTTTCGCTTTAAGCCAACACTTCGCCCTCGCAAAATGGAGAATACGGCCGCGGCATCGGTTGAAGAAACTATCGATCCTAACAGGAAACTCTCAAGCAACGGAATATCGGCCAGCCAATAAGCGCACAACCCAACAACAGTGGCAGTAAGCAACACGCCAATGGTAGAAAGAAGTATGCCCTGCTTAAGCACGGGTTGTACACTTTCATACTTGGTGTCAATGGCACCCGAAAAGAGAATGAAATTTAGTGCAATGACTCCAATAAACTGAGTGAGTTTGGGATCATTAAAATAAATTCCGCCAGGGCCATCTGAACCGGCCAGCATACCCAATAAAAGGAACATGATCAGTGCGGGAACACCAACCCGGTACGAAGTTTTACTGGCAATTATGCTCAGAAAGAGCAGGATTGATCCCAGTAGCAAAATATTTTCCGAGGTGAGTGTCATTAATCAACTAGTATACGCATTTTATATGGAAACATTGCCGCTGTAATTCGTTTTGGGTTAATTTTGCATTCTTATTTGAAAATCGAAGGTACGCATGTTCGATAGCTTAAGTCAAAAACTCGAAAAAGCATTCCAAACCCTTAAGGGGCAAGGCCGCATTACCGAAATTAACGTTGCCTCCACCATTAAAGAAATCCGCAAGGCCCTCATTGATGCGGACGTGAACTACAAAGTAGCCAAGGAGGTAACCGATGAAATCAAGCAAAAAGCCCTGGGCCAAAATGTGCTCACGGCTATTTCGCCAAGCCAGTTGCTCATTAAAATAACCAACGATGAGTTGACTGCCTTGATGGGAGGTACAGGCGAAGAGATTACCATTGCCGGCAACCCGGCCGTTATTCTTATCGCGGGTTTGCAGGGTTCGGGTAAAACAACTTTTTCAGGTAAACTGGCCAACTACCTGAAAAAGCAGGGCCGGCAGGTATTGCTTGCGGCCTGCGACATTTACCGGCCGGCAGCCATTGATCAGCTTAAAGTGCTTGGCCAGCAGATTGGTGTTGATGTGTATGCCGAACCCGAAAACAAAGATGCCGTAAAAATTGCCAACGCGGCTATTGAATATGCCAGAAAGAATAACTACCGTATTGTTATCGTAGATACAGCCGGCCGCCTGGCGGTGGATGAGGAAATGATGAATGAGATTACCCGGCTGAAGGAAGCGCTCCATCCTTCCGAAACGTTGTTCGTGGTGGATTCGATGACCGGCCAGGACGCGGTGAACACTGCAAAAGCATTTAACGACCGGCTGAATTTTGATGGCGTAGTACTTACCAAACTCGATGGCGATGCCCGTGGCGGTGCGGCCCTCTCCATCCGCAAGGTGGTTGAAAAGCCCATCAAGTTTATCAGCACCGGTGAGAAAATGGATGCCCTCGACCGGTTCTACCCCGACCGGATGGCCAGCCGCATCCTCGGCATGGGCGATGTGGTGTCGCTGGTAGAAAAAGCACAACAGACTTTTGATGAAGAAGAAGCCAGAAGGCTGAATAAAAAATTACGCAAGAACCAGTTCGACTTCAACGATTTCCTCAGTCAGCTTGAGCAGATTAAGAAAATGGGCAACATGAAGGACCTGCTGGGCATGATACCGGGCGTTGGTAAGGCGTTGAAAGGGGTGGATGTTGATGATAACTCTTTTAAGCCTGTGGAGGCCATTATCCGTTCCATGACCAATGAGGAGCGTGAGAACCCCGACATCATTAACGGCAGCCGGAAGAACCGCATCGCAAAAGGCAGCGGTACTTCGGTGCAGCAGGTTAACCAGTTGCTGAAACAATTTGGCGATATGCGTAAGATGATGAAAACCATGAATAAAATGGGCGGTGGGGCCAAAGCATTATCGGCATTAAACCCGTTTGGCCGGTAAAAAAACGTATGCAAACCCAAAACCTATTTTCCTTATTAAACGTTATCCCCTTAGTTTACAGGATAATTTAAATTCGTTTCAAAATGCCCCTGCCTCAGGGGCATTTTACATGAGTAACCAAAACCAGTTATATGAAAAGAATAATATTATTTACCGCTTTTGTTGCTGCGCTAACCTTCGTTGCCGCTGCACAGGATAAATCAAAACGACCAAGCCCTCCGGCTGTAGCCGAAGGAACCATTGATGGGGTAAAAGTTAAAGTGGATTACAGCCAGCCCGGTGCAAAAGGCCGCAAGGTGATGGGTGGCCTGGTGCCCTACGGTGAAGTATGGCGTACTGGCGCCAACGAGGCAACCGTTATTGAATTTGATAAGAATGTAAAAATCGAAGGGCAGGCATTGGCGGCCGGTAAGTATACCCTGTTTACAATCCCCGGAGAAAATGAGTGGACCATTATTTTTAACAAAAAGACAGGTCAGTGGGGTGCTTATGACTATGCCAAAAATAAAGATCAGGATGCCCTCCAGGTAAAAGTTAAATCCGGTAAGACCAACTTTACCGAACTGTTTACTATCAGTGTGGACAAAGATGTTGTTACCCTGAAATGGGAAAATACGGCCGTGTCCTTTAAGGTGAGCAAAGGCTGAGTTAAGCCTGATACCATAAAAAGCCTTGTCTGATTTATTCAGGCAGGGCTTTTTTGTTTTTGGATAATATTATTTTGTGCATCTTCGGTTAAGGAATAAAGTCATGGAAACCCTCGGCCGTTACGACCGCGTTGACCTGCCCGACCTGGGGCTGTATAACATTCATGCAAAAATTGATACCGGAGCCTTTACCAGCAGCCTGCATTGCTCGCGGGCCGAAGTGGTTAACGGACAGCTTGAATTTGTTTTGCTGGATGAGGAACACCCCGAGTTTACCGGGATGAAATTTGTTTCCGGAAACTTCGACCAGCGCGATATAAAAAACTCGTTTGGTGAAGTAGAGCGCAGGTTTCTGGTCACTACCACCATTGTTATTTTTAATGAGCCGATAACTTCAGAATTTTCGCTGAGCGACCGTGGATCGCTTAAATTTCCCATTCTGCTGGGGCGTAAAATTTTACGCGACCGGTACCTGATTGATGTGAAGAAAAAAAATCTATCTTACAAAAGAAAACTGGCCGAGAAAAAGGCTGCCCGCCAGGCAAACCGGACAATCCGCTAAAACAACTGCTGCAACCTGTATGAACATTGCCATCCTGTCGCGCGACCCCAAGCTATACTCTACAAAACGACTGAAAGAAGCAGGCGAAAAACGCGGGCACAATGTGGAGATCATCGACCACATGAAATGCGTGCTGTTTATTGAAAAGAAAAACCCGATGGTGCTGTACCAGGGCCGGAGGCTGGATTATTTTGATGCGGTTATTCCACGGATAGGCGCATCGGTAACCTTTTATGGCGCTGCCGTGGTGCGCCAGTTCGAAATGATGAAGGTATTTACAGCCATCGAATCGCAGGCGCTGATTCGCTCGCGCGATAAACTGCGCAGCTTGCAGATACTTTCGCGTGCCGGCCTGGGGTTGCCCAAAACCATTTTCATGGATTACTCGCGCGACACGGAAGGCATTGTTGAGTCGGTGGGTGGCGCACCGGTCGTTATTAAACTGCTGGAAGGAACCCAGGGCCTGGGTGTTGTGCTTGCCGAAAATAAAAAAGCAGCCCAATCGGTAATCGAAGCATTTCATGGTGTGCACGCCCGCATTATTGTGCAGGAGTTTATCAAGGAAGCGAAAGGTGCTGATGTACGCGCTTTTGTAGTGGATGGTGAAGTGGTAGGCGCCATGAAACGGCAGGCCCGGCCCGGAGAATTCCGATCGAACCTGCATCGTGGAGGAACCGCTTCACTGGTCAAGTTAA encodes:
- a CDS encoding potassium/proton antiporter → MTLTSENILLLGSILLFLSIIASKTSYRVGVPALIMFLLLGMLAGSDGPGGIYFNDPKLTQFIGVIALNFILFSGAIDTKYESVQPVLKQGILLSTIGVLLTATVVGLCAYWLADIPLLESFLLGSIVSSTDAAAVFSILRGRSVGLKRNLRPMLELESGSNDPMAYVLTISLLSFYGNTEQTVLDLLLLFLQQMLIGAGLGFLLGKGIVLIVNKISLDVDGLYPVLVTALVLFTFSITDFVGGNGFLAIYISGLLVGNAQLIHKKTLIQFYDGIAWLMQIIMFLTLGLLVFPSQILPILGIGILIAAVLMFVARPIGVFISLAAFRIPFRDKLFISWVGLRGAVPIVFATYPLLAGVESAGTIFHIVFFITVTSVLLQGTTLTLVAKWLHLTVPEKVRKKSLLEMELIDDFKSELFEVDIQAENKSAGKSIVQLNFPKGATIVMINRNGKFIRPGGSTVLNANDKLLVMANDKETINKVFDSLR
- the ffh gene encoding signal recognition particle protein, coding for MFDSLSQKLEKAFQTLKGQGRITEINVASTIKEIRKALIDADVNYKVAKEVTDEIKQKALGQNVLTAISPSQLLIKITNDELTALMGGTGEEITIAGNPAVILIAGLQGSGKTTFSGKLANYLKKQGRQVLLAACDIYRPAAIDQLKVLGQQIGVDVYAEPENKDAVKIANAAIEYARKNNYRIVIVDTAGRLAVDEEMMNEITRLKEALHPSETLFVVDSMTGQDAVNTAKAFNDRLNFDGVVLTKLDGDARGGAALSIRKVVEKPIKFISTGEKMDALDRFYPDRMASRILGMGDVVSLVEKAQQTFDEEEARRLNKKLRKNQFDFNDFLSQLEQIKKMGNMKDLLGMIPGVGKALKGVDVDDNSFKPVEAIIRSMTNEERENPDIINGSRKNRIAKGSGTSVQQVNQLLKQFGDMRKMMKTMNKMGGGAKALSALNPFGR
- a CDS encoding DUF2911 domain-containing protein — its product is MKRIILFTAFVAALTFVAAAQDKSKRPSPPAVAEGTIDGVKVKVDYSQPGAKGRKVMGGLVPYGEVWRTGANEATVIEFDKNVKIEGQALAAGKYTLFTIPGENEWTIIFNKKTGQWGAYDYAKNKDQDALQVKVKSGKTNFTELFTISVDKDVVTLKWENTAVSFKVSKG
- a CDS encoding ATP-dependent zinc protease, with the translated sequence METLGRYDRVDLPDLGLYNIHAKIDTGAFTSSLHCSRAEVVNGQLEFVLLDEEHPEFTGMKFVSGNFDQRDIKNSFGEVERRFLVTTTIVIFNEPITSEFSLSDRGSLKFPILLGRKILRDRYLIDVKKKNLSYKRKLAEKKAARQANRTIR
- the rimK gene encoding 30S ribosomal protein S6--L-glutamate ligase gives rise to the protein MNIAILSRDPKLYSTKRLKEAGEKRGHNVEIIDHMKCVLFIEKKNPMVLYQGRRLDYFDAVIPRIGASVTFYGAAVVRQFEMMKVFTAIESQALIRSRDKLRSLQILSRAGLGLPKTIFMDYSRDTEGIVESVGGAPVVIKLLEGTQGLGVVLAENKKAAQSVIEAFHGVHARIIVQEFIKEAKGADVRAFVVDGEVVGAMKRQARPGEFRSNLHRGGTASLVKLSRAERSTAVTAAKKLGLSVAGVDMLPSNRGPLIIEVNSSPGLEGIEGATKVDIAGKIIQYLEKNAAKKKIQKDKVNA